A single window of Nasonia vitripennis strain AsymCx chromosome 4, Nvit_psr_1.1, whole genome shotgun sequence DNA harbors:
- the LOC100122313 gene encoding solute carrier organic anion transporter family member 4A1 isoform X5 → MRDKFSFGSGVSDIHGSLPEELVEKPEVKPEVMQEPQESVTGERLKCGWFWFRPTYLQKFRTAKWALFWLCWAGAMQGMVVNGFINVVITTIERRFGFRSSQTGLIAGGYDIASFLLLVPVSYMGGRSKSSKPRYIGVGVLVLGLGSLLFASPHYLAGPYRGGTQLENTCSRTNTSSASCSSGKQEGDLEPYSGLYLAMFLMAQLLHGAGAAPFYTLGVTYLDENVSKKMSSVYLGIYYTMAVIGPACGYVIGGELLKLYTDFLKVDPGSLSRGNVFGDDEQRATRKIDLSSPRSSSLRLRHPMNSGRRCNDDQSLMYIRGKLLNCRLGLTPDSNVWIGAWWVGFLAAAVICFVIALPLLAFPAVLPGSEELAKEKVSEAHEKPSSTGGGTGEAFSKIRQLPRALGELLANPAFFMLNLAGASEGLLISGFAAFLPKLIENQFSVSASLAALLMGLVTVPAGGGGTFLGGYLIKHWNLPCSGILKFCIIATGACIAFTLCFILSCPNLDFAGLTVPYINEKGKPTSLEGACNSGCGCSTSNFNPICGADGVTYYSPCHAGCFEEVSLHDVKVYRNCSCIQAPLMQLTGEAYGDEAIPYQAINTTCGSKCNYLWPFIGLAFCNMLITFLCTMPALSGTLRVVRDDQRSFALGIQWIKVRILGTIPAPMIFGALIDDTCILWHETCDGRGACLVYDNYYMSRYMFGLAFVGKAASLLFFFLAWWCYVPPGGRRINPEPEPEPVATLMTAADVPTQENSNQSNSLSF, encoded by the exons GTTCTGGTTTCGACCGACTTATCTGCAAAAATTCCGTACCGCCAAGTGGGCCCTATTCTGGCTCTGCTGGGCCGGAGCTATGCAAG GAATGGTGGTTAACGGATTCATCAACGTCGTCATCACGACGATAGAGAGGAGGTTCGGATTTAGATCGTCGCAGACGGGATTGATCGCCGGAGGATACGACATCGCTAGTTTCCTCCTGCTGGTCCCGGTCAGCTACATGGGCGGTCGGTCCAAGTCGAGCAAGCCCAG GTACATCGGAGTCGGCGTATTAGTGCTGGGTCTGGGCAGTCTGCTGTTCGCCTCGCCGCACTATCTGGCCGGCCCCTACAGGGGAGGCACTCAGCTGGAGAACACTTGCAGCCGGACGAATACTTCGTCG GCCTCGTGTTCGAGTGGCAAGCAGGAGGGGGATCTCGAACCCTACAGTGGACTTTACTTGGCCATGTTCCTGATGGCCCAACTGTTACACGGGGCAGGTGCTGCGCCGTTTTACACCCTCGGTGTCACGTATCTCGATGAGAACGTCTCTAAGAAGATGTCATCCGTCTATCTGG GCATTTACTACACGATGGCGGTGATCGGGCCGGCTTGCGGCTACGTAATCGGCGGCGAACTGCTGAAGCTCTACACGGATTTCCTCAAAGTTGATCCCGGATC CCTTTCTCGGGGAAACGTTTTCGGAGACGACGAGCAGCGAGCGACGAGGAAAATTGACCTCTCAAGCCCTCGGTCCTCTTCGCTTCGTCTTCGTCATCCGATGAACAGCGGCCGGAGATGCAACGACGACCAGAGTCTCATGTACAT TCGAGGAAAACTTTTAAATTGCAGACTTGGATTAACGCCCGACAGTAACGTGTGGATAGGAGCTTGGTGGGTTGGTTTTCTCGCAGCTGCTGTAATTTGCTTCGTAATTGCCTTGCCGCTTTTAGCCTTCCCAGCAGTTTTACCAG GATCGGAAGAGCTGGCGAAGGAAAAAGTATCGGAAGCCCACGAAAAGCCGTCATCGACAGGAGGTGGCACCGGGgaggccttttcaaaaatccgcCAATTACCCCGAGCGCTCGGCGAGCTACTAGCCAATCCAGCCTTTTTCATGCTGAATCTCGCCGGTGCAAGCGAGGGCTTACTCATATCCGGATTTGCGGCTTTCCTTCCGAAATTAATAGAAAATCAATTTAGCGTCAGCGCCAGCTTAGCTGCTCTGCTCATGG GTTTGGTAACAGTTCCCGCCGGAGGCGGAGGAACCTTCCTGGGAGGCTACCTGATAAAACACTGGAACCTGCCTTGCTCTGGAATCCTCAAGTTCTGCATCATCGCAACCGGAGCCTGTATCGCGTTCACCCTCTGCTTCATCCTGAGCTGTCCAAATTTGGATTTTGCCGGCCTCACTGTACCTTACATCAACGAGAAAGG AAAACCAACGAGCTTGGAAGGCGCCTGCAACTCCGGCTGCGGCTGTTCCACGTCTAATTTTAATCCGATCTGTGGTGCCGATGGCGTCACCTACTACTCGCCCTGTCACGCAGGTTGCTTCGAGGAGGTTTCTCTGCACGACGTCAAG GTGTACAGAAACTGCAGCTGCATACAGGCGCCGCTGATGCAGCTCACCGGTGAGGCCTACGGCGACGAGGCCATCCCCTACCAAGCCATAAACACGACCTGCGGGAGCAAGTGTAATTACCTCTGGCCGTTCATCGGCCTGGCCTTCTGCAACATGCTGATAACGTTCCTTTGCACCATGCCAGCGTTGTCGGGCACATTGCGCGTCGTTCGCGATGATCAGCGATCCTTTGCTCTGGGTATTCAATGGATCAAGGTTCGAATCCTCGGCACGATTCCTGCTCCGATGATCTTCGGTGCCCTCATCGATGACACCTGTATTCTCTGGCACGAGACCTGCGACGGTAGAGGCGCCTGCCTTGTCTACGATAACTACTACATGAGCAG ATACATGTTCGGTCTGGCGTTCGTAGGAAAAGCCGCGTCGCTGCTATTCTTCTTCTTGGCTTGGTGGTGCTACGTTCCCCCAGGGGGCCGAAGAATAAATCCCGAACCCGAGCCCGAACCCGTCGCGACACTGATGACCGCAGCCGATGTGCCGACGCAAGAGAACAGCAATCAGTCGAATTCTCTGAGTTTTTAG
- the LOC100122313 gene encoding solute carrier organic anion transporter family member 4A1 isoform X6: MTGTRMMNGFENAAFENADGTRDDESGVSDIHGSLPEELVEKPEVKPEVMQEPQESVTGERLKCGWFWFRPTYLQKFRTAKWALFWLCWAGAMQGMVVNGFINVVITTIERRFGFRSSQTGLIAGGYDIASFLLLVPVSYMGGRSKSSKPRYIGVGVLVLGLGSLLFASPHYLAGPYRGGTQLENTCSRTNTSSASCSSGKQEGDLEPYSGLYLAMFLMAQLLHGAGAAPFYTLGVTYLDENVSKKMSSVYLGIYYTMAVIGPACGYVIGGELLKLYTDFLKVDPGSLGLTPDSNVWIGAWWVGFLAAAVICFVIALPLLAFPAVLPGSEELAKEKVSEAHEKPSSTGGGTGEAFSKIRQLPRALGELLANPAFFMLNLAGASEGLLISGFAAFLPKLIENQFSVSASLAALLMGLVTVPAGGGGTFLGGYLIKHWNLPCSGILKFCIIATGACIAFTLCFILSCPNLDFAGLTVPYINEKGKPTSLEGACNSGCGCSTSNFNPICGADGVTYYSPCHAGCFEEVSLHDVKVYRNCSCIQAPLMQLTGEAYGDEAIPYQAINTTCGSKCNYLWPFIGLAFCNMLITFLCTMPALSGTLRVVRDDQRSFALGIQWIKVRILGTIPAPMIFGALIDDTCILWHETCDGRGACLVYDNYYMSRYMFGLAFVGKAASLLFFFLAWWCYVPPGGRRINPEPEPEPVATLMTAADVPTQENSNQSNSLSF; this comes from the exons GTTCTGGTTTCGACCGACTTATCTGCAAAAATTCCGTACCGCCAAGTGGGCCCTATTCTGGCTCTGCTGGGCCGGAGCTATGCAAG GAATGGTGGTTAACGGATTCATCAACGTCGTCATCACGACGATAGAGAGGAGGTTCGGATTTAGATCGTCGCAGACGGGATTGATCGCCGGAGGATACGACATCGCTAGTTTCCTCCTGCTGGTCCCGGTCAGCTACATGGGCGGTCGGTCCAAGTCGAGCAAGCCCAG GTACATCGGAGTCGGCGTATTAGTGCTGGGTCTGGGCAGTCTGCTGTTCGCCTCGCCGCACTATCTGGCCGGCCCCTACAGGGGAGGCACTCAGCTGGAGAACACTTGCAGCCGGACGAATACTTCGTCG GCCTCGTGTTCGAGTGGCAAGCAGGAGGGGGATCTCGAACCCTACAGTGGACTTTACTTGGCCATGTTCCTGATGGCCCAACTGTTACACGGGGCAGGTGCTGCGCCGTTTTACACCCTCGGTGTCACGTATCTCGATGAGAACGTCTCTAAGAAGATGTCATCCGTCTATCTGG GCATTTACTACACGATGGCGGTGATCGGGCCGGCTTGCGGCTACGTAATCGGCGGCGAACTGCTGAAGCTCTACACGGATTTCCTCAAAGTTGATCCCGGATC ACTTGGATTAACGCCCGACAGTAACGTGTGGATAGGAGCTTGGTGGGTTGGTTTTCTCGCAGCTGCTGTAATTTGCTTCGTAATTGCCTTGCCGCTTTTAGCCTTCCCAGCAGTTTTACCAG GATCGGAAGAGCTGGCGAAGGAAAAAGTATCGGAAGCCCACGAAAAGCCGTCATCGACAGGAGGTGGCACCGGGgaggccttttcaaaaatccgcCAATTACCCCGAGCGCTCGGCGAGCTACTAGCCAATCCAGCCTTTTTCATGCTGAATCTCGCCGGTGCAAGCGAGGGCTTACTCATATCCGGATTTGCGGCTTTCCTTCCGAAATTAATAGAAAATCAATTTAGCGTCAGCGCCAGCTTAGCTGCTCTGCTCATGG GTTTGGTAACAGTTCCCGCCGGAGGCGGAGGAACCTTCCTGGGAGGCTACCTGATAAAACACTGGAACCTGCCTTGCTCTGGAATCCTCAAGTTCTGCATCATCGCAACCGGAGCCTGTATCGCGTTCACCCTCTGCTTCATCCTGAGCTGTCCAAATTTGGATTTTGCCGGCCTCACTGTACCTTACATCAACGAGAAAGG AAAACCAACGAGCTTGGAAGGCGCCTGCAACTCCGGCTGCGGCTGTTCCACGTCTAATTTTAATCCGATCTGTGGTGCCGATGGCGTCACCTACTACTCGCCCTGTCACGCAGGTTGCTTCGAGGAGGTTTCTCTGCACGACGTCAAG GTGTACAGAAACTGCAGCTGCATACAGGCGCCGCTGATGCAGCTCACCGGTGAGGCCTACGGCGACGAGGCCATCCCCTACCAAGCCATAAACACGACCTGCGGGAGCAAGTGTAATTACCTCTGGCCGTTCATCGGCCTGGCCTTCTGCAACATGCTGATAACGTTCCTTTGCACCATGCCAGCGTTGTCGGGCACATTGCGCGTCGTTCGCGATGATCAGCGATCCTTTGCTCTGGGTATTCAATGGATCAAGGTTCGAATCCTCGGCACGATTCCTGCTCCGATGATCTTCGGTGCCCTCATCGATGACACCTGTATTCTCTGGCACGAGACCTGCGACGGTAGAGGCGCCTGCCTTGTCTACGATAACTACTACATGAGCAG ATACATGTTCGGTCTGGCGTTCGTAGGAAAAGCCGCGTCGCTGCTATTCTTCTTCTTGGCTTGGTGGTGCTACGTTCCCCCAGGGGGCCGAAGAATAAATCCCGAACCCGAGCCCGAACCCGTCGCGACACTGATGACCGCAGCCGATGTGCCGACGCAAGAGAACAGCAATCAGTCGAATTCTCTGAGTTTTTAG